The Dromaius novaehollandiae isolate bDroNov1 chromosome 4, bDroNov1.hap1, whole genome shotgun sequence genome contains the following window.
ctgtgccctccgggagccccgtggaacccagctcagcacctgcgccccaccaaggaaacctctctcccctcctgggaaggagcctcccacggggaggggagcagctgcccagctgccagctggaaagaccccgcagaccctggcccacggcagcagggcgagcagcactggtgctggctgtgacgggagaggtgcgcgtggcaaggcccaggagaggccggagctggcggcacccggccggctctgccccgcgccccgagcacccacctggcagccctctcGGTAGAGCTGCAGGACATTCGCCACCACGTCTCTCTCGACACGGgcgagcagctgctccctgggggcgCGCAGCGCCATCCGGCCGTACATCACCAGCAGCGCAGCGCGAGTAGCGCGGGTCCTTCTTGCCTTGCTCTGCCGGGGGGTCGACGGAGAAGCACCGAGACGTCAGCccgtggccctgctgtgcccgggACCCCGCGCGCTCCCGAGGCGAGAGCTGCCCCGCACCCGACCGGCGGCTCAGCTCCCCACgcacctcccggcagctccccgcaacAACACCCCGGGCCCTTTACCTTCTTGCGTTTCAAAGTCCCCGTGAACTCCTTCACCAAGGACAAGGCCagctggaagtggctctcggcacagcgggacacaactgaaaccatgccctgcagcacagcagaaacggGGAGTCGCTCCAGCCCCAacgcccagccctggctgactccgctttccccagggaaacggccgcaaacagaacagcagcaagggctgcagcagggcacgcaGAGCCCCTCTGTCCCAGGGACATGCAGGGGACACGCGGGAAAGCAGGACGACACGAGGAAACCTCACCTGcgcctgccacagctccaggaagttggctgctttcaggtgctccaaggtctgctcctgcacgtggtggagacacccacaagctgccagggccgtgccgagagccttgtacaggaaccgctgcaagagaagaggccGAGCCCCGCCTGTGGTGACAGCCCGGCCTGGCCAGAGAGGGCCAGGCCACACTGGCCACACTGTGCCAGGACCTGCCGAGGCGCCTGCGGcaccggccccacagcagccggcggccagcccggccccgccgccagctcagcacagaggggagtgcgAGCCCCTTCGtggggaaagagagcaggcagcagggaaaccagcccgcgcggcagagcaccaccgccagccctcgccccggcctgagtgtccccgggctctgccgccgcagccctcggGGCGCACGAGCCACAGCCACGCCACGCAGGGAACAAACCTTCTCCCAGGACaggcggggagagctgcccagctgccggctcagctcctggctcaggcCCACGGTCCAGGCCTCGCTTGCAATGAGCTCCAGAGAGGTTTGCAGGGGCTGgttcctgccgtgctggggctgccttcAGCGGCGGCTGTTCAGCGCGGGAGCCCGGCAGGGACTgtgcggaggcggcgcggccggggtccCCTTCAGCCCCGCGTGAGGGCTTGGGAcatggggcgggcagggcccggtggggctgggcgtctcacgcagcctttctttctgcccacagccgctctgccagctccccaggccctgctggctcgcctgctggtgagtagcggggccccggggaaagaacttttgtggctggggcaagggcagagggcaggagagacGGTGCTgaggccggtgccgggtgccccgggaggaggcaggagcgtgTCGCAGGGTGCCtgtcaggggctcctgctcctcctgtggcacggcagtccctgggcaaagccactggctgcctgctgcgagccggggcagtgctgacctgcctgcctgcagggtagccacagctcctggggcaggagcgagcccatctctctcctgccctggcctaggTGGTGGCGGCAGTGGCTCCACACGCGGGCGGTGGCCGTGGAGCcgcggccctgcagctgctgcaggcgctcCCCGGCACGATCCACGGAGCCGTGGGGGTGAAGTGGGCCGCAGACatccccctgctgctgcagcacctggcaggtaaagtgctggtgggagggagaggctggggggtggagggggcagcaaaatgccctcagctccgaacaggaggtgaggagagcgggcagagctgtccccgctgctgagggcaggatggtgtccccagtgccagggACCGTCCCTGTCTGCGGCCGGACCCTCGCCTGGCTGGCAAACCCACTGCGCTACGTTGGGGGGCCCTGGCTTGACGTGGCCTTCGCCACCCTCCCTTGGGTCCTCCCTTATCCACCCGCGTGGCCGGAGGTTGGTTCCCCGCGAACATGACTCCtttttctcctggctgcagccgagAACACAGACGTGGCGCCCTGGACCAACGAGATCGGGCGCCTGCGTGAGAGGCTCAGTGCCGTCACCTCTGAGTCTCTGCTGGCCACCTCCACCAACATCGCGAAGGTAACTGGCCCCTGGAGTGCAGAGTGGGGGCcacaatatgtatgtgtgtgtgtgcgtgtgtgtgcgtgtgtgtgtgtgtgtgggtgctgctgtcaggacgtgagttttgcatctgagcagcctgtgaggtggtcgcttgtgtttctgatttctccccagctcgtttgcaaatatttcccccgaggccaggcctcaggcttcatgagcagcattgtggagagcctgctgtgcaccaggccCGTGTGCGCGTGGGCCGCTGAGCGGTGGACGCTCACCTTCCTGGGGGATTGCGGAGAGCAAATAttccaggaggaggtgagagaggcgttttttgcattcacctttggctgctctctgttgttgGCTGTTGGCCCCGAAGACAGACGGGGAAAGGACGTGCCGAGCCATTCTTTGTCGCCTTCCTCCTTTCAGGTGCCCAGGCTCGTGCACCTCCTTTACACCTGCCTGCGGAGCACCCGGCAGAGCGCTCGCAGGTGCTTTGTGCTGCGGGCCGTGTTCCTCCTGGCCCACTCTCACCCACAGCCGGTGCTCGACAGCCTCCTCCAGGCGTGCCTGCCCACAGACAGGTCTGTGCACTCGCCCTTCCCTCTGCCGCCAGACCCAGCCGTGGGGTGTGCCTGCGTGGGGGGTCCCGGTCGGAAGCAGGTGGTTTTTCCCCAGGAAAGGCGAGCGCTGCAGGATCACGGGCTCGTTTCCCTGTCCGGACCTGGGCATCGCCATCCCCGATGCAGACGAGGGGAGCGTTTGGCCTCTCGTGAGGGTGCCGCAGGTACCCGGGGATGCGGGCTTACGGGCAAGCATCTGTTCCCTTGCAGCGACATGGTGGAGGTGtggaggagcctggggagaagcgtcctggggtgccaaatcctggtgtgcttaactgaaaagttaagggcagcgggaaagagcagccacaggagcgaGTGCTGCActcgggagctgggcagcagccaggctgccctggagcctcgcACGGTACGGTCAGCGGCCCAGGCATTAGTGCCACTCCACGTCTGCTTTCCAGCTCGTGCTTCTGCACAAGGGAGTTTTGTGCCCTTTGCGAGTGCCCGTGGAGCCTCGCGGGGTGCTGTGCCGGGGTGGCGACAGCGTTAGCAGTGTGGGGAGCCgggacagtttgctgctgctgggccgcaaggctgtcgctgcagtgagaattggagacagtgaaagctccctggctggcaggggccgtggctggtgggaaaagcccttgttttaccaggtggctcttggttggatttctctgcagatcacccacgccctctgcgaggtggtgtcagtgctgcagaggaagacactgGTCCAGCGCCTGCTTCCCTACCTGCTTCCCGGCCTTCTGAGGCAGGTCAGCGAGACGCTGGGGGAGGAGCTGGCACCGTCCGTTGGGGACCTGGAGAGCGCTGACATGCCGGGCAGGTGAGGAGCGGCAGTGGCAGGagtaggggcaggggcagggctggcctgTGCCCCAGGTCTTTGGTCGTGCAGTCCATGGCCTTGCAGGAGCACCCAATTGTCCCGCTGGCACTGGGCTGCCTCCGTGAGGTGGTGGGACTGGTCGCTGCAGGGCAGCGCGCCTGGGGATTTGGCCGCAGCACGGTCGTTCCTGCCCATAAACTCTGTGTTGCGGCCGGGGGCCGTTGCGgggctctgctgaagagaaatcttcccccaaactgctgtgcctggagctttctttgggttttttcaccagcctttttgtggcggcattggagctggtgctggcgaggtgcctggacaatcggtggctgcggctgctccgggagcagggagcgtgggcgtccctggcagagccccgggctcacagcaccggcgtgtgtctcctggcgaggtgagagcccgggatgcgcccggggaaagggctgctgggagcttcctgcgcacttgggagctctgctgaggtgcag
Protein-coding sequences here:
- the LOC135328271 gene encoding maestro heat-like repeat-containing protein family member 2B, giving the protein MVEVWRSLGRSVLGCQILVCLTEKLRAAGKSSHRSECCTRELGSSQAALEPRTITHALCEVVSVLQRKTLVQRLLPYLLPGLLRQVSETLGEELAPSVGDLESADMPGSLFVAALELVLARCLDNRWLRLLREQGAWASLAEPRAHSTGVCLLASVLLRAELVPQRLLQSLFPWLDSPSANLRLTATACFAELMKDKLVQERKLLKPLLEALGERARDPVSTVRQMAVRGLGNAPSGAPAKVRRPFLGSERSPEWRAARGA